One window from the genome of Phocoena phocoena chromosome 15, mPhoPho1.1, whole genome shotgun sequence encodes:
- the BUD31 gene encoding protein BUD31 homolog — protein MPKVKRSRKAPPDGWELIEPTLDELDQKMREAETEPHEGKRKVESLWPIFRIHHQKTRYIFDLFYKRKAISRELYEYCIKEGYADKNLIAKWKKQGYENLCCLRCIQTRDTNFGTNCICRVPKSKLEVGRIIECTHCGCRGCSG, from the exons atgcctaaAGTCAAAAGAAGCCGGAAAGCTCCCCCAGATGGCTGGGAGTTGATCGAGCCAACATTGGATGAATTAGATCAAAAGATGAGAGAAG CTGAAACAGAACCTCACgagggaaagaggaaagtggAATCTCTGTGGCCCATCTTTAGGATCCATCACCAGAAAACCCGCTATATTTTTGACCTCTTCTACAAGCGGAAAGCCATAAGCAGAG AACTGTATGAATACTGTATTAAAGAAGGCTATGCAGATAAAAACCTGATTGCAAAATGGAAAAAGCAGGGATATGAGAACCTATGCTGCCTGCGGTGCATTCAGACACGGGACACCAATTTTGGGACGAACTGCATTTGCCGGGTCCCCAAAAGCAAGTTGGAAGTG GGCCGGATCATCGAGTGCACGCACTGCGGCTGCCGGGGCTGCTCTGGCTGA
- the CPSF4 gene encoding cleavage and polyadenylation specificity factor subunit 4 isoform X1 — MQEIIASVDHIKFDLEIAVEQQLGAQPLPFPGMDKSGAAVCEFFLKAACGKGGMCPFRHISGEKTVVCKHWLRGLCKKGDQCEFLHEYDMTKMPECYFYSKFGECSNKECPFLHIDPESKIKDCPWYDRGFCKHGPLCRHRHTRRVICVNYLVGFCPEGPSCKFMHPRFELPMGTTEQPPLPQQTQPPAKQSNNPPLQRSSSLIQLTSQNSSPNQQRAPQVIGVMQSQNSSAGNRGPRPLEQVTCYKCGEKGHYANRCTKGHLAFLSGQ; from the exons ATGCAGGAAATCATCGCCAGCGTGGACCACATCAAGTTCGACTTGGAGATCGCGGTGGAGCAGCAGCTTGGGGCGCAGCCGCTGCCCTTCCCCGGCATGGACA AGTCGGGGGCTGCTGTCTGCGAATTCTTTTTGAAAGCTGCCTGTGGCAAAG GGGGCATGTGCCCGTTCCGCCACATCAGCGGCGAGAAGACGGTTGTGTGCAAACACTGGCTGCGGGGGCTGTGCAAGAAGGGGGACCAGTGCGAGTTCCTGCACGAGTACGACATGACCAAGATGCCCGAGTGCTACTTCTACTCGAAGTTCG GGGAGTGCAGCAACAAGGAGTGCCCCTTCCTGCACATTGACCccgagtccaagatcaaggactGTCCTTGGTACGACCGTGGCTTCTGCAAGCATG GCCCCCTGTGCAGGCACCGGCACACACGGAGAGTCATCTGTGTGAATTACCTCGTGGGATTCTGCCCAGAGGGGCCCTCGTGTAAATTCATGCA CCCTAGATTTGAACTGCCGATGGGAACCACCGAGCAGCCCCCACTGCCGCAGCAGACGCAGCCTCCCGCAAAG CAAAGTAACAATCCGCCATTACAAAGGTCGTCCTCCTTGATCCAGTTAACGAGTCAGAACTCTTCTCCCAACCAGCAGAGAGCCCCGCAGGTCATCGGGGTCATGCAGAGTCAAAACAGCAGCGCAGGCAACCGGGGACCCCGGCCGCTGGAGCAGGTCACCTGTTACAAG
- the PTCD1 gene encoding pentatricopeptide repeat-containing protein 1, mitochondrial, which produces MDLVRLSRLFSGPCPMGLAILHHLDPLRARWAGGREGPMWPRAAGLIQLAPAAFNSSLSRLSLGPRSQKNTGSLSSDPGQPSPTATQEEGEEESFGTLSDKYSSRRMFHKSTAQLYNLRLKEQSGEEDEEGGLQPESRQGPRNTPYWYFFQCKRLIKEGKLAEALDLFERQMLKEERLQPLECNYTVLIGGCGRAGYLRKAFQLYNDMKKRDLEPSDATYTALFNVCAESPWKDSALQSALKLRQQLQARNFQLNLKTYHSLLKMAAMCADLRMCLDVFKEIIQKGHAVTEETFSYLLMGCIQDKKTGFRYALQVWRQMLSLGLRPSRHGYNLLLGAARDCGLGDPEVASAVLLRPREEMVLLQPRAGGQQARRRDGVGADNSLSARLHVEALERQLFLEPSQALEGPLEPQEAGACGKAQPGVETKVEPDHAVAPAAPVPPPWGLEANLLTPGAVSSAVVSFGTVTTPADRLALMGGLEGFLGKMAEHGLRPDIKTLTLLAEVVEPGTSAESSLLTILDAQQVEADLTFFNTLMRRKSKLGDLEGAKALLPVLAKRGIVPNLQTFCSLAIGCRRPGDGLQLLADMRKSQMTPSAHIYSTLINAAVKKLDYAYLIDILKDMRRNRVPVNEVVIRQLEFAAQYPPTFDRYKGRNTYLEKIDGFRAYYKQWLKVMPAEETPHPWQKFRTKPKGDQDTVTVADVDRGPGGR; this is translated from the exons ATGGACCTCGTGAGACTCTCGCGGCTCTTCTCCGGCCCCTGCCCCATGGGATTGGCCATCCTGCACCACCTTGACCCcctcagagccaggtgggccggaggcagggaggggcccaTGTGGCCGAGGGCTGCAGGGCTGATTCAGCTAGCGCCAGCAGCCTTCAACAGCTCCCTCTCTCGGCTGTCCCTCGGCCCGCGGAGCCAGAAGAACACAGGCAGCCTGAGCTCTGACCCAGGCCAGCCCAGCCCCACAGCCacccaggaggaaggggaggaggagagcttTGGGACCCTTTCCGACAAATACTCCtcccggagaatgttccacaAATCGACGGCCCAGTTGTATAACCTGCGGCTCAAGGAACAGAGTGGTGAAGAAGATGAGGAAGGGGGGCTGCAGCCAGAATCACGGCAGGGCCCGAGAAACACCCCTTACTGGTACTTCTTTCAGTGCAAACGCCTGATCAAGGAAGGAAAG CTGGCTGAGGCCCTGGACCTGTTTGAGAGACAGATGCTGAAGGAGGAGCGACTCCAGCCCCTTGAGTGCAACTACACCGTGCTGATCGGGGGCTGCGGGCGGGCCGGCTACCTGAGGAAGGCCTTCCAGCTCTACAATGAC ATGAAGAAGCGAGACCTGGAGCCCTCAGATGCCACCTACACAGCCCTGTTTAACGTCTGCGCTGAGTCCCCCTGGAAGGACTCTGCTCTGCAGAGTGCCTTGAAGTTACGGCAGCAGCTTCAGGCCAGAAACTTCCAGCTCAACTTGAAAACGTACCACTCCCTGCTGAAGATGGCCGCCATGTGCGCAGACCTCAGGATGTGCCTGGACGTGTTTAAG GAAATCATCCAGAAAGGACATGCGGTCACAGAGGAGACCTTCAGTTACCTGCTCATGGGCTGCATCCAGGACAAGAAAACGGGTTTCCGATATGCCCTGCAG GTGTGGAGGCAGATGCTGAGCCTGGGGCTCCGGCCAAGCCGGCACGGCTACAACCTGCTGTTGGGGGCAGCTCGGGACTGCGGCCTGGGGGACCCGGAGGTGGCCTCGGCAGTGctcctgaggcccagggaggagatGGTCCTGCTCCAGCCCCGGGCAGGTGGGCAGCAGGCAAGGAGGAGAGACGGGGTCGGGGCGGACAATAGCCTGTCAGCCAGGCTGCACGTGGAGGCCCTGGAGAGGCAGCTGTTTCTAGAACCTTCTCAGGCACTTGAGGGGCCTCTGGAGCCTCAGGAGGCCGGAGCCTGCGGCAAGGCCCAGCCTGGGGTGGAAACCAAGGTGGAGCCTGACCACGCTGTGGCCCCTGCGGCCCCGGTGCCGCCTCCCTGGGGGCTGGAGGCCAACCTCCTGACCCCCGGGGCGGTCTCCTCGGCTGTGGTCTCCTTTGGGACTGTGACCACTCCAGCCGACAGGCTGGCCTTGATGGGGGGCCTGGAGGGCTTCCTGGGAAAGatggcggagcatgggcttcgGCCCGACATCAAAACCCTCACGCTGTTGGCGGAGGTGGTGGAGCCCGGCACTTCCGCAGAGTCCTCGCTGCTCACCATCTTGGACGCGCAGCAAGTGGAGGCCGACCTGACCTTCTTCAACACGCTGATGAGGAGGAAGAGCAAGCTGGGCGACCTGGAGGGGGCGAAG GCACTGCTGCCAGTCCTGGCAAAGAGGGGAATCGTCCCTAACCTGCAGACATTCTGCAGCCTGGCCATCGGGTGCCGCAGGCCAGGGGATGGTCTGCAGCTGCTCGCAGACATGAGG AAATCCCAGATGACCCCCAGCGCCCACATCTACAGCACTCTCATCAACGCAGCCGTCAAGAAGCTGGACTACGCCTATCTCATCGACATCCTGAAGGACATGAGGCGGAACAGGGTCCCGGTGAATGAAGTGGTCATCCGCCAGCTGGAGTTCGCAGCCCAGTACCCACCCACCTTCGACCGG TACAAAGGGAGAAACACCTACTTGGAGAAGATTGATGGTTTCCGAGCTTATTATAAGCAGTGGCTGAAAGTGATGCCAGCAGAGGAAACCCCCCACCCGTGGCAGAAGTTCCGGACCAAACCAAAGGGAGACCAGGACACCGTCACTGTGGCCGATGTGGACAGAGGCCCTGGGGGCAGGTGa
- the CPSF4 gene encoding cleavage and polyadenylation specificity factor subunit 4 isoform X3 — protein sequence MQEIIASVDHIKFDLEIAVEQQLGAQPLPFPGMDKSGAAVCEFFLKAACGKGGMCPFRHISGEKTVVCKHWLRGLCKKGDQCEFLHEYDMTKMPECYFYSKFGECSNKECPFLHIDPESKIKDCPWYDRGFCKHGPLCRHRHTRRVICVNYLVGFCPEGPSCKFMHPRFELPMGTTEQPPLPQQTQPPAKRAPQVIGVMQSQNSSAGNRGPRPLEQVTCYKCGEKGHYANRCTKGHLAFLSGQ from the exons ATGCAGGAAATCATCGCCAGCGTGGACCACATCAAGTTCGACTTGGAGATCGCGGTGGAGCAGCAGCTTGGGGCGCAGCCGCTGCCCTTCCCCGGCATGGACA AGTCGGGGGCTGCTGTCTGCGAATTCTTTTTGAAAGCTGCCTGTGGCAAAG GGGGCATGTGCCCGTTCCGCCACATCAGCGGCGAGAAGACGGTTGTGTGCAAACACTGGCTGCGGGGGCTGTGCAAGAAGGGGGACCAGTGCGAGTTCCTGCACGAGTACGACATGACCAAGATGCCCGAGTGCTACTTCTACTCGAAGTTCG GGGAGTGCAGCAACAAGGAGTGCCCCTTCCTGCACATTGACCccgagtccaagatcaaggactGTCCTTGGTACGACCGTGGCTTCTGCAAGCATG GCCCCCTGTGCAGGCACCGGCACACACGGAGAGTCATCTGTGTGAATTACCTCGTGGGATTCTGCCCAGAGGGGCCCTCGTGTAAATTCATGCA CCCTAGATTTGAACTGCCGATGGGAACCACCGAGCAGCCCCCACTGCCGCAGCAGACGCAGCCTCCCGCAAAG AGAGCCCCGCAGGTCATCGGGGTCATGCAGAGTCAAAACAGCAGCGCAGGCAACCGGGGACCCCGGCCGCTGGAGCAGGTCACCTGTTACAAG
- the CPSF4 gene encoding cleavage and polyadenylation specificity factor subunit 4 isoform X2: MQEIIASVDHIKFDLEIAVEQQLGAQPLPFPGMDKSGAAVCEFFLKAACGKGGMCPFRHISGEKTVVCKHWLRGLCKKGDQCEFLHEYDMTKMPECYFYSKFGECSNKECPFLHIDPESKIKDCPWYDRGFCKHGPLCRHRHTRRVICVNYLVGFCPEGPSCKFMHPRFELPMGTTEQPPLPQQTQPPAKQRAPQVIGVMQSQNSSAGNRGPRPLEQVTCYKCGEKGHYANRCTKGHLAFLSGQ; this comes from the exons ATGCAGGAAATCATCGCCAGCGTGGACCACATCAAGTTCGACTTGGAGATCGCGGTGGAGCAGCAGCTTGGGGCGCAGCCGCTGCCCTTCCCCGGCATGGACA AGTCGGGGGCTGCTGTCTGCGAATTCTTTTTGAAAGCTGCCTGTGGCAAAG GGGGCATGTGCCCGTTCCGCCACATCAGCGGCGAGAAGACGGTTGTGTGCAAACACTGGCTGCGGGGGCTGTGCAAGAAGGGGGACCAGTGCGAGTTCCTGCACGAGTACGACATGACCAAGATGCCCGAGTGCTACTTCTACTCGAAGTTCG GGGAGTGCAGCAACAAGGAGTGCCCCTTCCTGCACATTGACCccgagtccaagatcaaggactGTCCTTGGTACGACCGTGGCTTCTGCAAGCATG GCCCCCTGTGCAGGCACCGGCACACACGGAGAGTCATCTGTGTGAATTACCTCGTGGGATTCTGCCCAGAGGGGCCCTCGTGTAAATTCATGCA CCCTAGATTTGAACTGCCGATGGGAACCACCGAGCAGCCCCCACTGCCGCAGCAGACGCAGCCTCCCGCAAAG CAGAGAGCCCCGCAGGTCATCGGGGTCATGCAGAGTCAAAACAGCAGCGCAGGCAACCGGGGACCCCGGCCGCTGGAGCAGGTCACCTGTTACAAG